A section of the Candidatus Woesearchaeota archaeon genome encodes:
- a CDS encoding serine hydrolase family protein gives MTKVFLIHGAYGTPTENWFPWLKKELEKLNCQVFVPKFPTPQNQTLQNWFFAFNSYLSKLDENSIVIGHSLGPAFLMRVLETTNSTTLSKPIKSAFFIAPFIDFLDNPEFDEINRTFIENNFDWKKIKSNCKKFVIYHSDNDPYVNLKYAKYVATKLNVDINIIPNAGHFNQASGYLQFTKLLEDIKKEL, from the coding sequence ATGACTAAAGTATTTTTAATTCATGGAGCGTATGGAACTCCTACCGAAAACTGGTTTCCTTGGCTAAAAAAAGAATTAGAAAAACTTAATTGTCAAGTTTTTGTTCCTAAATTTCCAACACCACAAAACCAAACACTTCAAAATTGGTTTTTTGCATTTAATTCTTATTTATCAAAACTTGATGAAAATTCAATTGTTATCGGACATAGTTTAGGTCCTGCATTTTTAATGAGAGTCTTAGAAACAACTAATTCAACCACTCTTTCAAAACCCATCAAATCTGCATTTTTTATTGCACCATTTATTGATTTTTTAGATAATCCCGAATTTGACGAAATTAATAGAACGTTTATTGAAAATAATTTTGATTGGAAAAAAATAAAATCAAATTGTAAAAAATTCGTTATTTATCATTCAGATAATGATCCTTATGTGAATTTAAAATATGCAAAATATGTTGCAACTAAACTTAATGTGGATATAAATATAATTCCTAACGCAGGACACTTCAATCAAGCTTCAGGCTATTTACAATTTACAAAACTTTTAGAAGACATTAAAAAAGAATTATAA
- the hisS gene encoding histidine--tRNA ligase → MNLMNARGVRDFVPEEKIPRQEIVEKLKTVFELYGFVPIETPLIERMDILAAKYAGGSEILKETFQFKDQGDRELGLRYDLTVPFSRFVGMNPTMKMPFKRYQIGRVFRDGPIKLGRYREFWQCDVDIVGAKSISSDAQCVQIAQKVFKQLDLEVKIEINSRDLLEAILREFEISDDLLVDVILEIDKLKKIGIIAVKEAILNISSSLDASKISELLDLLTVSGTNKEKIDKIKLVAQKEETKLALNKLIELFTYVSGDDVVFRPSLARGLSYYTGTVFEVVLKNQDFEDENGKKIKFTSSLSAGGRYDNMIGDYLESKKEFPAVGISFGLEPIVEVMKLSKKIELKKTTVKAYVIPIKTFTESNKIAEKLRDSGINCDIDLVNRSISKNLNYANSFNIPFVIFVGQDELDQDKVKLRDMSSGEESLLSIKEVCEKLK, encoded by the coding sequence ATGAATTTAATGAATGCTCGCGGAGTAAGAGATTTTGTACCTGAAGAAAAAATACCTAGACAGGAAATTGTTGAAAAACTCAAAACTGTTTTTGAATTATATGGATTTGTACCTATTGAAACGCCATTAATTGAAAGAATGGATATTTTAGCTGCAAAATATGCTGGAGGATCAGAAATTCTTAAGGAAACATTTCAATTTAAAGACCAAGGAGATAGAGAATTAGGCTTAAGATATGACTTAACTGTTCCATTTTCTCGATTTGTGGGCATGAATCCAACAATGAAAATGCCGTTCAAACGATATCAAATTGGAAGAGTATTTCGAGATGGACCTATTAAACTTGGAAGATATAGAGAATTTTGGCAATGTGATGTAGATATTGTTGGAGCTAAATCCATTAGTTCTGATGCTCAATGCGTTCAAATAGCTCAAAAAGTGTTCAAACAATTAGATTTGGAAGTGAAAATCGAAATTAATAGCAGAGATTTATTGGAAGCAATACTTCGAGAATTTGAGATTTCTGATGATTTGTTGGTTGACGTAATTCTTGAAATTGATAAACTAAAAAAAATTGGAATAATAGCCGTAAAAGAAGCAATTTTAAACATTAGTAGTTCGCTTGACGCATCAAAGATTTCTGAATTATTAGATTTATTGACAGTATCAGGCACAAATAAAGAAAAAATTGATAAAATTAAATTAGTAGCACAAAAAGAAGAAACAAAACTAGCGCTTAATAAATTAATTGAATTATTTACCTATGTTAGTGGTGATGATGTCGTATTTAGACCTTCACTTGCAAGGGGATTGAGTTATTATACTGGAACGGTGTTTGAAGTAGTTTTAAAAAATCAAGACTTTGAGGATGAAAATGGTAAGAAAATTAAATTTACTTCATCATTGTCTGCTGGGGGGAGATATGATAATATGATTGGAGATTATCTTGAATCTAAAAAAGAATTTCCTGCAGTTGGGATAAGTTTTGGACTTGAACCTATTGTTGAAGTAATGAAACTCTCAAAAAAAATAGAACTGAAAAAAACAACTGTGAAAGCATATGTTATTCCAATTAAAACATTTACTGAATCAAATAAGATTGCTGAAAAATTAAGAGACTCAGGAATAAATTGTGATATTGATTTAGTGAATAGAAGCATATCAAAAAATTTAAATTATGCAAACTCATTTAATATTCCTTTTGTGATCTTTGTAGGTCAAGATGAACTTGATCAAGATAAAGTAAAATTAAGAGATATGAGTTCGGGTGAAGAAAGTTTACTTAGTATAAAAGAAGTTTGTGAAAAACTTAAATAA
- the nrdR gene encoding transcriptional repressor NrdR, which yields MLCPYCNQSDTKVVDKRDNEDYTRRRRECLKCERRFTSYERAELATLMVIKRDGTREEFDRNKVLKGFQTACEKRSVSTEVLEKAALEIESEIRKKDANEIASKIIGRAVLKRLKKIDKVGYMRFASIYLEFANIDDFEKELNKLS from the coding sequence ATGTTATGTCCGTATTGTAATCAATCAGATACAAAAGTTGTTGATAAAAGAGATAATGAAGACTACACTCGAAGAAGACGGGAGTGTCTTAAATGTGAAAGACGATTTACGAGTTATGAACGGGCAGAACTTGCAACATTAATGGTAATAAAACGTGACGGAACTCGCGAAGAGTTTGATCGCAACAAAGTACTCAAAGGATTTCAAACAGCTTGTGAAAAAAGATCTGTTTCAACAGAAGTTTTGGAAAAGGCTGCTTTGGAGATTGAATCTGAGATACGTAAAAAAGATGCGAATGAAATTGCTTCAAAAATCATCGGGCGAGCAGTTTTAAAGCGACTAAAGAAAATTGATAAAGTTGGATATATGCGATTTGCATCAATTTATCTTGAGTTTGCAAATATTGATGATTTTGAGAAGGAATTGAATAAACTCTCTTGA
- the dut gene encoding dUTP diphosphatase: MVEVKINKLSKDHPSPVYARPGDAGFDLRSTEEKIILAGQKEIIKTGIKLAIPEGYVGLIWDRSGMAAKYSIKSMGGVIDSSYRGEIGVILYNLSKEDFKVEIGMRIAQMLIQPVVSATLVDTETLEQTDRGDGKFGHTGNF; the protein is encoded by the coding sequence ATGGTTGAGGTTAAAATTAATAAACTTTCTAAAGATCATCCCAGTCCAGTTTATGCTCGTCCGGGTGATGCGGGATTTGATCTTCGAAGTACCGAAGAAAAAATTATTCTTGCAGGACAAAAAGAAATTATAAAAACTGGAATAAAACTTGCAATACCTGAAGGTTATGTTGGTTTAATTTGGGATCGATCTGGGATGGCTGCAAAATATTCAATAAAATCAATGGGTGGGGTAATTGATTCAAGTTATCGTGGAGAAATAGGAGTAATTTTGTATAATTTAAGTAAAGAAGATTTTAAAGTTGAAATCGGAATGAGAATTGCACAAATGCTGATACAACCAGTTGTTAGCGCAACACTAGTAGACACCGAAACTCTTGAGCAAACTGATAGGGGAGATGGAAAATTTGGGCATACAGGAAATTTTTAA
- a CDS encoding 4Fe-4S binding protein — MTQPIPIVDESKCVGCKTCIDVCPMDVFVMENNKSKVVKPKECIGCRACEAQCSAQCIKIEEK; from the coding sequence ATGACTCAACCAATTCCTATTGTAGATGAATCCAAATGCGTTGGATGTAAAACTTGTATAGATGTTTGTCCGATGGACGTATTTGTTATGGAAAATAATAAAAGCAAAGTTGTTAAACCAAAAGAGTGTATTGGTTGTCGAGCTTGTGAAGCACAATGTAGTGCTCAATGTATTAAAATAGAAGAAAAATGA
- a CDS encoding ribonucleoside triphosphate reductase gives MDYLKEIRRVRKRDGELVLFDEEKITGAIFKSMKANNLDNYDLAKALTKRVTAILNIFFKGGSLPTVENIQDLIEKVLIEEGHADVSKSFILYREKRRLSREDSEVLINVEETMNEYLSRSDWRVNENANVGYSIGGLILNISGKITANYWLNHIYPKEIRDSHIEGDFHIHDLSMFSGYCAGWSLRQLIAEGFGGVAGKLQTVPPKHFDTIIGQMVNFLGTLQNEWAGAQAFSSFDTYLAPFIKVDNLTYKQVKQQMQRFLFNIATPSRWGTQTPFINLTLDWVCPPDLKNNPAIIGGKEADFTFGDCQKEMDLINKAFMECMIEGDASGRIFTFPIPTYNITEDFDWDSENATLLFEMTAKYGIPYFQNFINSELNPGDVRSMCCRLQMDLRDLRNKGGGLFGAAEMTGSIGVVTMNLARVGYLASSKEDYFERLARLMELAKESLEIKRKVVSSSLDKGLFPFTKRYLGTFNNHFATIGLNGMNESLLNFIGKNIASKEGVIMAKEIIHFMKSKLSEFQEETGNLYNLEATPAEGTSYRLAKADKKRFPDILSAGEDTPYYTNSTQLPVDYTRDIFEALEMQDDLQAAYTGGTVFHAFLGERVSDAETCKQLVKRIAYNFRLPYFTITPTFSVCPDHGYIPGKHETCPYEMQESEASEVVEQAPISVESAGVNFVNEHGPE, from the coding sequence ATGGATTATCTAAAAGAAATTCGACGAGTAAGAAAAAGAGATGGTGAATTAGTTCTATTTGATGAGGAAAAGATAACTGGTGCTATTTTTAAATCTATGAAGGCTAATAATCTAGATAATTATGATTTAGCAAAAGCTTTAACAAAAAGAGTTACTGCGATTCTTAATATTTTTTTTAAAGGTGGGTCCCTGCCGACAGTTGAAAATATTCAAGATTTAATTGAAAAAGTTCTAATTGAAGAAGGTCATGCGGATGTTTCAAAGTCATTTATTTTGTACAGAGAAAAACGAAGATTATCTCGTGAAGATAGTGAAGTTTTGATTAATGTTGAAGAAACAATGAATGAATATTTGAGTCGAAGTGATTGGAGAGTAAATGAAAATGCTAATGTTGGATATTCGATTGGCGGCCTTATTCTTAATATTTCAGGAAAAATAACTGCAAATTATTGGTTGAATCATATTTATCCAAAAGAAATTCGAGACTCACATATTGAGGGTGATTTTCATATTCATGACTTATCCATGTTTAGTGGATATTGTGCTGGTTGGAGTTTAAGACAATTAATTGCAGAAGGATTTGGTGGTGTTGCGGGAAAATTGCAAACAGTTCCTCCAAAACATTTTGATACAATTATTGGTCAGATGGTAAATTTCTTAGGTACGTTACAAAATGAGTGGGCGGGTGCACAAGCATTTTCTTCGTTTGATACATATCTTGCACCATTTATTAAAGTTGATAACTTAACTTATAAACAAGTTAAACAACAAATGCAGAGATTCTTATTTAATATTGCAACACCTAGCAGATGGGGAACACAAACTCCATTTATTAATTTAACACTTGATTGGGTTTGTCCTCCTGACTTAAAAAATAATCCTGCAATTATTGGTGGAAAAGAAGCAGATTTTACTTTTGGTGATTGCCAAAAAGAAATGGATTTGATTAACAAAGCATTTATGGAGTGTATGATTGAAGGGGATGCTAGTGGGAGAATATTTACATTTCCAATTCCAACATATAACATAACTGAAGATTTTGATTGGGATAGTGAAAATGCAACTCTTCTTTTTGAAATGACTGCAAAGTATGGGATTCCTTATTTTCAAAACTTTATTAATTCTGAATTAAATCCTGGTGATGTGCGCAGTATGTGTTGTAGATTACAAATGGATCTGAGAGATTTGAGAAATAAAGGTGGTGGACTTTTTGGTGCTGCAGAAATGACTGGGAGTATTGGCGTTGTTACTATGAATCTTGCTCGAGTAGGTTATCTTGCAAGTTCAAAAGAAGATTATTTTGAAAGACTTGCGCGACTTATGGAACTGGCAAAGGAATCTTTAGAAATTAAAAGAAAAGTAGTTTCAAGTAGTTTGGATAAAGGTTTATTTCCATTCACTAAAAGATATTTAGGCACGTTTAATAATCACTTTGCAACAATTGGTCTTAATGGGATGAATGAATCTTTGTTAAACTTTATTGGTAAAAATATTGCTAGTAAAGAAGGAGTAATTATGGCTAAAGAAATAATTCATTTTATGAAGTCAAAATTATCTGAATTTCAAGAAGAAACCGGAAATTTATACAATTTAGAAGCAACTCCTGCAGAAGGTACCAGTTATAGATTGGCAAAAGCAGATAAGAAGCGATTTCCAGATATTCTTAGTGCTGGAGAAGATACACCATATTATACTAATTCAACTCAATTGCCTGTAGATTATACGCGAGATATTTTTGAAGCATTAGAAATGCAAGATGATTTGCAAGCCGCGTATACTGGGGGAACTGTTTTTCATGCATTCCTGGGCGAGCGAGTTAGTGATGCGGAAACTTGTAAACAATTAGTAAAAAGAATTGCGTATAATTTTAGGTTGCCATACTTTACGATAACTCCTACATTTAGTGTATGTCCTGATCATGGATATATTCCTGGCAAACATGAAACTTGCCCTTATGAAATGCAAGAAAGTGAAGCTTCGGAAGTTGTGGAACAAGCACCAATAAGTGTTGAAAGTGCAGGAGTTAATTTTGTTAATGAACATGGTCCAGAATAG
- a CDS encoding Kae1-associated serine/threonine protein kinase produces the protein MSANLINEPFDGSLLGEPIAQGAEAIIYVDESKEYVFKYRFEKKFRHFDLDLKLRKFRTKREAKVMDKLRSTGVLGPKLERVDEKNMVIQMSFVKGSKLRDVFETNFEKFSIEIGKNIALMHKNGIMHGDLTTSNMILGDSENKIYFIDFGLSFFSDKIEDRAVDLHLIKQALESKHYKIFEKAYEFLLESYSEHYDIGCEVIKRLDQVELRGRYKMKKNKKEKSN, from the coding sequence ATGAGTGCAAATTTAATTAATGAACCTTTTGATGGGTCTTTATTAGGAGAACCTATAGCTCAAGGTGCTGAAGCTATAATTTATGTTGATGAGTCTAAAGAATATGTGTTTAAATATAGATTTGAAAAAAAATTTAGACATTTCGATCTTGATTTAAAACTTCGAAAATTTAGAACAAAAAGAGAAGCCAAAGTTATGGACAAATTAAGATCAACTGGAGTTCTTGGACCTAAATTGGAACGTGTTGATGAAAAAAATATGGTTATTCAGATGAGTTTTGTAAAAGGGTCTAAGTTACGAGATGTTTTTGAAACTAATTTTGAAAAGTTTAGCATCGAAATTGGAAAAAATATTGCATTAATGCATAAAAATGGAATTATGCATGGTGATTTAACAACTTCTAATATGATTTTGGGTGATTCTGAAAATAAAATTTATTTTATTGATTTCGGACTTAGTTTTTTTTCAGATAAAATAGAAGATAGAGCAGTAGATTTACATTTAATAAAACAAGCATTAGAATCAAAACATTATAAAATATTTGAAAAAGCATATGAGTTTTTGCTTGAAAGCTATTCTGAGCATTATGATATTGGATGCGAAGTTATTAAGAGACTCGATCAAGTAGAACTTCGTGGAAGATATAAAATGAAAAAAAATAAGAAAGAAAAGTCAAATTAG
- a CDS encoding anaerobic ribonucleoside-triphosphate reductase activating protein — protein MIKGIQKTSLIDYPGKLVSTIFLGGCNFRCHYCHNPELVLPELVSNAADLTEEDFLEIMEKHKKYVDGVCITGGEPTLYPQLPALIRKIKNLGLLVKLDTNGTNPEMLKDLIDSRLIDFIAMDIKAPIEKYELVVNTTLRKDAIIESVEIIRQSNLPYEFRTTVVKEFINKEDIIKIGEWLSGSKRYVLQQFNFDAKVLNEEYKKSCPYTPEELESMSNSIKEFFDEVLIRGI, from the coding sequence ATGATAAAAGGAATTCAAAAAACTTCATTAATCGATTACCCTGGAAAGCTTGTTTCAACAATATTTTTGGGGGGGTGCAATTTTAGGTGCCATTATTGTCATAATCCTGAACTAGTATTGCCTGAGTTAGTTTCAAATGCCGCAGATTTAACTGAAGAAGACTTTTTGGAAATTATGGAAAAACACAAAAAATATGTTGATGGAGTTTGTATAACTGGTGGAGAGCCAACATTATACCCTCAATTACCTGCGCTTATTCGAAAAATTAAGAATTTAGGGCTTTTAGTAAAATTAGATACTAATGGAACTAATCCTGAAATGTTAAAAGACTTGATAGACTCAAGATTGATTGATTTTATCGCAATGGATATTAAAGCACCAATTGAAAAATATGAATTGGTAGTAAATACAACACTTCGAAAAGATGCAATTATTGAAAGTGTTGAAATAATACGTCAAAGTAATCTACCATATGAATTTAGAACAACAGTTGTTAAAGAGTTCATAAATAAAGAAGATATTATTAAGATTGGTGAATGGTTATCTGGATCTAAACGATATGTGTTGCAACAATTTAATTTTGATGCAAAAGTTTTAAATGAAGAATACAAAAAAAGTTGTCCTTATACTCCTGAAGAATTAGAATCAATGTCAAATTCAATAAAAGAGTTTTTTGATGAAGTTTTAATTCGAGGCATTTAA
- a CDS encoding DUF1858 domain-containing protein translates to MTIGEIISKFPETINVFFEHGLHCVGCAGAAFETLEQGAEMHGVDSDKLVAELNDLVYKIQQIQKKDKLNTSKNLK, encoded by the coding sequence ATGACTATTGGTGAAATTATTTCCAAATTTCCTGAAACTATTAATGTTTTTTTTGAACATGGTCTTCATTGTGTTGGTTGTGCGGGTGCTGCATTTGAAACTCTTGAACAAGGAGCTGAAATGCATGGGGTTGATTCTGATAAATTAGTTGCAGAGCTTAATGATTTAGTTTATAAAATTCAACAAATTCAAAAAAAAGATAAGTTGAATACTTCTAAAAATTTAAAATAA